A single genomic interval of Pan paniscus chromosome 18, NHGRI_mPanPan1-v2.0_pri, whole genome shotgun sequence harbors:
- the ATXN2L gene encoding ataxin-2-like protein isoform X22 has translation MLKPQPPQQPSQPQQPPPTQQAVARRPPGGTSPPNGGLPGPLATSAAPPGPPAAASPCLGPVAAAGSGLRRGAEGILAPQPPPPQQHQERPGAAAIGSARGQSTGKGPPQSPVFEGVYNNSRMLHFLTAVVGSTCDVKVKNGTTYEGIFKTLSSKFELAVDAVHRKASEPAGGPRREDIVDTMVFKPSDVMLVHFRNVDFNYATKDKFTDSAIAMSSKVNGEHKEKVLQRWEGGDSNSDDYDLESDMSNGWDPNEMFKFNEENYGVKTTYDSSLSSYTVPLEKDNSEEFRQRELRAAQLAREIESSPQYRLRIAMENDDGRTEEEKHSAVQRQGSGRESPSLASREGKYIPLPQRVREGPRGGVRCSSSRGGRPGLSSLPPRGPHHLDNSSPGPGSEARGINGGPSRMSPKAQRPLRGAKTLSSPSNRPSGETSVPPPPAAPPFLPVGRMYPPRSPKSAAPAPISASCPEPPIGSAVPTSSASIPVTSSVSDPGVGSISPASPKISLAPTDVPGLQNEQKRFQLEELRKFGAQFKLQPSSSPENSLDPFPPRILKEEPKGKEKEVDGLLTSEPMGSPVSSKTESVSDKEDKPPLAPSGGTEGPEQPPPPCPSQTGSPPVGLIKGEDKDEGPVAEQVKKSTLNPNAKEFNPTKPLLSVNKSTSTPTSPGPRTHSTPSIPVLTAGQSGLYSPQYISYIPQIHMGPAVQAPQMYPYPVSNSVPGQQGKYRGAKGSLPPQRSDQHQPASAPPMMQAAAAAGPPLVAATPYSSYIPYNPQQFPGQPAMMQPMAHYPSQPVFAPMLQSNPRMLTSGSHPQAIVSSSTPQYPSAEQPTPQALYATVHQSYPHHATQLHAHQPQPATTPTGSQPQSQHAAPSPVQHQAGQAPHLGSGQPQQNLYHPGALTGTPPSLPPGPSAQSPQSSFPQPAAVYAIHHQQLPHGFTNMAHVTQAHVQTGITAAPPPHPGAPHPPQVMLLHPPQSHGGPPQGAVPQSGVPALSASTPSPYPYIGHPQALSDPDCLLT, from the exons ATGTTGAAGCCTCAGCCGCCACAACAGCCCTCCCAGCCCCAGCAGCCGCCCCCCACGCAACAGGCCGTGGCCCGTCGGCCCCCCGGGGGCACCAGCCCTCCCAACGGCGGCCTCCCGGGGCCGCTGGCCACCTCTGCGGCTCCTCCCGGGCCTCCAGCGGCCGCCTCCCCCTGCCTGGGGCCTGTGGCCGCTGCCGGGAGCGGGCTCCGCCGGGGAGCCGAAGGCATCTTggcgccgcagccgccgccgccgcagcagCACCAGGAGAGGCCGGGGGCAGCCGCCATCGGCAGCGCCAG ggGACAGAGCACAGGAAAGGGACCCCCACAGTCACCT GTGTTTGAAGGCGTCTACAACAATTCCAGAATGCTGCATTTCCTTACAGCTGTTGTG GGCTCCACTTGTGATGTAAAGGTGAAAAATGGTACCACTTATGAGGGTATCTTCAAGACGCTAAGCTCAAAG TTTGAACTAGCCGTGGATGCTGTGCACCGGAAAGCATCTGAGCCAGCAGGTGGCCCTCGTCGGGAGGACATTGTGGACACCATGGTGTTTAAGCCAAGTGATGTCATGCTTGTTCACTTCCGAAATGTTGACTTCAACTACGCTACTAAAG ACAAGTTCACCGATTCAGCCATTGCCATGAGCTCGAAAGTGAATGGGGAACACAAAGAGAAGGTGCTTCAGCGCTGGGAGGGGGGTGACAGCAACAGCGACGACTATGACCTCGAGTCTGACATG tccAATGGATGGGACCCCAATGAAATGTTCAAGTTCAATGAGGAGAACTACGGTGTGAAGACTACCTATGATAGCAGTCTTTCTTCTTATAC GGTGCCCTTAGAAAAGGACAACTCAGAAGAGTTTCGTCAGCGAGAGCTGCGTGCGGCCCAGTTGGCTCGAGAGATTGAATCAAGCCCCCAGTACCGCCTACGGATCGCCATGGAGAACGACGATGGGCGCACTGAAGAGGAGAAGCACAGTGCAGTCCAGCGGCAGGGCTCAGGGCGGGAGAGCCCCAGCTTGGCATCCAG GGAGGGGAAGTATATCCCTCTGCCTCAACGAGTCCGGGAAGGTCCCCGGGGAGGAGTTCGATGCAGCAGCTCTCGGGGCGGTCGGCCTGGCCTTAGCTCTTTGCCACCTCGTGGCCCTCACCATCTGGACAACAGCAGCCCTGGCCCAGGTTCTGAGGCCCGTGGTATCAATGGAG gcCCTTCCCGCATGTCCCCAAAGGCACAGCGGCCTCTGAGAGGTGCCAAGACTCTGTCTTCGCCCAGTAATAGGCCTTCTGGAGAAACttctgttcctcctcctcctgcag CTCCCCCTTTTCTTCCAGTGGGCCGGATGTATCCCCCGCGTTCTCCCAAGTCTGCTGCCCCTGCCCCAATCTCAGCTTCCTGTCCAGAGCCTCCCATCGGCTCGGCAGTGCCAACCTCTTCAGCCTCCATCCCTGTGACCTCATCAGTCTCAGATCCTGGAGTGGGCTCCATTTCTCCAGCTTCTCCAAAGATCTCCCTGGCCCCCACAGATG TCCCTGGTCTTCAGAATGAACAGAAACGATTCCAACTGGAAGAACTGAGAAAGTTTGGGGCCCAGTTTAAG CTTCAGCCCAGTAGCTCCCCTGAGAACAGCCTGGATCCTTTTCCTCCCCGGATCTTAAAGGAGGAGcccaaaggaaaggagaaggaggttgATGGTCTGTTGACTTCAGAGCCCATGGGGTCTCCCGTCTCCTCCAAGACAGAGTCCGTATCGGATAAGGAGGACAAACCACCTCTGGCACCATCAGGAGGCACTGAGGGGCCAGAGCAGCCCCCACCACCTTGTCCAAGCCAAACTGGCAGCCCCCCGGTGGGCCTCATCAAGGGAGAAGACAAAGATGAGGGCCCTGTTGCTGA ACAAGTAAAGAAATCAACGTTGAACCCTAATGCTAAGGAGTTCAATCCTACAAAGCCTCTGCTgtctgtg AATAAATCCACCAGTACCCCAACTTCTCCGGGGCCCCGGACTCATTCAACTCCctccatcccggtgctgacagcaGGCCAGAGTGGGCTATACAGCCCCCAGTACATCTCCTACATACCTCAGATCCACATGGGACCAGCTGTGCAG GCACCTCAGATGTATCCATATCCTGTATCCAATTCAGTGCCTGGGCAGCAGGGCAAGTACCGGGGAGCAAAAG gCTCCCTTCCTCCGCAGCGCTCGGACCAACACCAGCCAGCCTCAGCCCCGCCGATGATGCAGGCCGCCGCGGCTGCTGGCCCGCCTCTGGTGGCTGCCACGCCCTATTCTTCCTACATCCCCTACAACCCTCAGCAGTTCCCAGGCCAGCCGGCCATGATGCAGCCCATGGCCCACTACCCCTCACAG CCGGTGTTTGCCCCCATGCTTCAGAGCAACCCACGCATGCTGACGTCGGGCAGCCATCCCCAGGCCATCGTGTCATCCTCTACCCCTCAGTACCCTTCTGCAGAGCAGCCTACCCCCCAAGCCCTTTATG CCACTGTTCACCAGTCCTACCCACACCATGCCACACAGCTCCATGCCCACCAGCCGCAGCCAGCTACCACGCCTACTGGAAGCCAGCCGCAGTCCCAGCATGCGGCCCCCAGTCCTGTCCAG CATCAGGCGGGGCAGGCCCCACACTTGGGCAGTGGACAGCCACAGCAGAATCTGTACCACCCAGGGGCCCTGACAGGCACGCCGCCCTCTCTGCCACCGGGACCTTCTGCCCAGTCCCCTCAGAGCAGCTTCCCCCAGCCAGCCGCTGTGTATGCCATCCACCACCAGCAGCTGCCCCACGGCTTCACCAACATGGCCCATGTTACCCAG GCCCATGTCCAAACTGGAATCACAGCAGCCCCGCCCCCTCACCCTGGGGCTCCCCACCCgccccaggtgatgctgctgcaCCCACCCCAGAGTCATGGGGGGCCCCCCCAAGGCGCGGTGCCCCAGAGTGGGGTGCCTGCACTCTCAGCTTCCACACCCTCACCCTACCCCTACATCGGACACCCCCAAG CTCTCAGTGACCCCGACTGTCTCCTGACTTAG
- the ATXN2L gene encoding ataxin-2-like protein isoform X37, with translation MLKPQPPQQPSQPQQPPPTQQAVARRPPGGTSPPNGGLPGPLATSAAPPGPPAAASPCLGPVAAAGSGLRRGAEGILAPQPPPPQQHQERPGAAAIGSARGQSTGKGPPQSPVFEGVYNNSRMLHFLTAVVGSTCDVKVKNGTTYEGIFKTLSSKFELAVDAVHRKASEPAGGPRREDIVDTMVFKPSDVMLVHFRNVDFNYATKDKFTDSAIAMSSKVNGEHKEKKRTTQKSFVSESCVRPSWLERLNQAPSTAYGSPWRTTMGALKRRSTVQSSGRAQGGRAPAWHPGRGSISLCLNESGKVPGEEFDAAALGAVGLALALCHLVALTIWTTAALAQVLRPVVSMEAQRPLRGAKTLSSPSNRPSGETSVPPPPAVGRMYPPRSPKSAAPAPISASCPEPPIGSAVPTSSASIPVTSSVSDPGVGSISPASPKISLAPTDVKELSTKEPGRTLEPQELARIAGKVPGLQNEQKRFQLEELRKFGAQFKLQPSSSPENSLDPFPPRILKEEPKGKEKEVDGLLTSEPMGSPVSSKTESVSDKEDKPPLAPSGGTEGPEQPPPPCPSQTGSPPVGLIKGEDKDEGPVAEQVKKSTLNPNAKEFNPTKPLLSVNKSTSTPTSPGPRTHSTPSIPVLTAGQSGLYSPQYISYIPQIHMGPAVQAPQMYPYPVSNSVPGQQGKYRGAKGSLPPQRSDQHQPASAPPMMQAAAAAGPPLVAATPYSSYIPYNPQQFPGQPAMMQPMAHYPSQPVFAPMLQSNPRMLTSGSHPQAIVSSSTPQYPSAEQPTPQALYATVHQSYPHHATQLHAHQPQPATTPTGSQPQSQHAAPSPVQHQAGQAPHLGSGQPQQNLYHPGALTGTPPSLPPGPSAQSPQSSFPQPAAVYAIHHQQLPHGFTNMAHVTQAHVQTGITAAPPPHPGAPHPPQVMLLHPPQSHGGPPQGAVPQSGVPALSASTPSPYPYIGHPQGEQPGQAPGFPGGADDRIREFSLAGGIWHGRAEGLQVGQDARVLGGE, from the exons ATGTTGAAGCCTCAGCCGCCACAACAGCCCTCCCAGCCCCAGCAGCCGCCCCCCACGCAACAGGCCGTGGCCCGTCGGCCCCCCGGGGGCACCAGCCCTCCCAACGGCGGCCTCCCGGGGCCGCTGGCCACCTCTGCGGCTCCTCCCGGGCCTCCAGCGGCCGCCTCCCCCTGCCTGGGGCCTGTGGCCGCTGCCGGGAGCGGGCTCCGCCGGGGAGCCGAAGGCATCTTggcgccgcagccgccgccgccgcagcagCACCAGGAGAGGCCGGGGGCAGCCGCCATCGGCAGCGCCAG ggGACAGAGCACAGGAAAGGGACCCCCACAGTCACCT GTGTTTGAAGGCGTCTACAACAATTCCAGAATGCTGCATTTCCTTACAGCTGTTGTG GGCTCCACTTGTGATGTAAAGGTGAAAAATGGTACCACTTATGAGGGTATCTTCAAGACGCTAAGCTCAAAG TTTGAACTAGCCGTGGATGCTGTGCACCGGAAAGCATCTGAGCCAGCAGGTGGCCCTCGTCGGGAGGACATTGTGGACACCATGGTGTTTAAGCCAAGTGATGTCATGCTTGTTCACTTCCGAAATGTTGACTTCAACTACGCTACTAAAG ACAAGTTCACCGATTCAGCCATTGCCATGAGCTCGAAAGTGAATGGGGAACACAAAGAGAAG AAAAGGACAACTCAGAAGAGTTTCGTCAGCGAGAGCTGCGTGCGGCCCAGTTGGCTCGAGAGATTGAATCAAGCCCCCAGTACCGCCTACGGATCGCCATGGAGAACGACGATGGGCGCACTGAAGAGGAGAAGCACAGTGCAGTCCAGCGGCAGGGCTCAGGGCGGGAGAGCCCCAGCTTGGCATCCAG GGAGGGGAAGTATATCCCTCTGCCTCAACGAGTCCGGGAAGGTCCCCGGGGAGGAGTTCGATGCAGCAGCTCTCGGGGCGGTCGGCCTGGCCTTAGCTCTTTGCCACCTCGTGGCCCTCACCATCTGGACAACAGCAGCCCTGGCCCAGGTTCTGAGGCCCGTGGTATCAATGGAG GCACAGCGGCCTCTGAGAGGTGCCAAGACTCTGTCTTCGCCCAGTAATAGGCCTTCTGGAGAAACttctgttcctcctcctcctgcag TGGGCCGGATGTATCCCCCGCGTTCTCCCAAGTCTGCTGCCCCTGCCCCAATCTCAGCTTCCTGTCCAGAGCCTCCCATCGGCTCGGCAGTGCCAACCTCTTCAGCCTCCATCCCTGTGACCTCATCAGTCTCAGATCCTGGAGTGGGCTCCATTTCTCCAGCTTCTCCAAAGATCTCCCTGGCCCCCACAGATG TAAAAGAACTCTCTACCAAGGAACCTGGGAGAACTCTGGAGCCCCAGGAGCTGGCTCGGATAGCTGGGAAAG TCCCTGGTCTTCAGAATGAACAGAAACGATTCCAACTGGAAGAACTGAGAAAGTTTGGGGCCCAGTTTAAG CTTCAGCCCAGTAGCTCCCCTGAGAACAGCCTGGATCCTTTTCCTCCCCGGATCTTAAAGGAGGAGcccaaaggaaaggagaaggaggttgATGGTCTGTTGACTTCAGAGCCCATGGGGTCTCCCGTCTCCTCCAAGACAGAGTCCGTATCGGATAAGGAGGACAAACCACCTCTGGCACCATCAGGAGGCACTGAGGGGCCAGAGCAGCCCCCACCACCTTGTCCAAGCCAAACTGGCAGCCCCCCGGTGGGCCTCATCAAGGGAGAAGACAAAGATGAGGGCCCTGTTGCTGA ACAAGTAAAGAAATCAACGTTGAACCCTAATGCTAAGGAGTTCAATCCTACAAAGCCTCTGCTgtctgtg AATAAATCCACCAGTACCCCAACTTCTCCGGGGCCCCGGACTCATTCAACTCCctccatcccggtgctgacagcaGGCCAGAGTGGGCTATACAGCCCCCAGTACATCTCCTACATACCTCAGATCCACATGGGACCAGCTGTGCAG GCACCTCAGATGTATCCATATCCTGTATCCAATTCAGTGCCTGGGCAGCAGGGCAAGTACCGGGGAGCAAAAG gCTCCCTTCCTCCGCAGCGCTCGGACCAACACCAGCCAGCCTCAGCCCCGCCGATGATGCAGGCCGCCGCGGCTGCTGGCCCGCCTCTGGTGGCTGCCACGCCCTATTCTTCCTACATCCCCTACAACCCTCAGCAGTTCCCAGGCCAGCCGGCCATGATGCAGCCCATGGCCCACTACCCCTCACAG CCGGTGTTTGCCCCCATGCTTCAGAGCAACCCACGCATGCTGACGTCGGGCAGCCATCCCCAGGCCATCGTGTCATCCTCTACCCCTCAGTACCCTTCTGCAGAGCAGCCTACCCCCCAAGCCCTTTATG CCACTGTTCACCAGTCCTACCCACACCATGCCACACAGCTCCATGCCCACCAGCCGCAGCCAGCTACCACGCCTACTGGAAGCCAGCCGCAGTCCCAGCATGCGGCCCCCAGTCCTGTCCAG CATCAGGCGGGGCAGGCCCCACACTTGGGCAGTGGACAGCCACAGCAGAATCTGTACCACCCAGGGGCCCTGACAGGCACGCCGCCCTCTCTGCCACCGGGACCTTCTGCCCAGTCCCCTCAGAGCAGCTTCCCCCAGCCAGCCGCTGTGTATGCCATCCACCACCAGCAGCTGCCCCACGGCTTCACCAACATGGCCCATGTTACCCAG GCCCATGTCCAAACTGGAATCACAGCAGCCCCGCCCCCTCACCCTGGGGCTCCCCACCCgccccaggtgatgctgctgcaCCCACCCCAGAGTCATGGGGGGCCCCCCCAAGGCGCGGTGCCCCAGAGTGGGGTGCCTGCACTCTCAGCTTCCACACCCTCACCCTACCCCTACATCGGACACCCCCAAGGTGAGCAGCCTGGCCAGGCGCCTGGATTTCCAGGAGGAGCCGATGACAGGATTCGTGAGTTCTCATTAGCTGGGGGAATTTGGCATGGAAGAGCTGAGGGGCTGCAGGTGGGGCAGGATGCACGGGTTCTGGGTGGGGAGTGA